From the genome of Triticum aestivum cultivar Chinese Spring chromosome 3B, IWGSC CS RefSeq v2.1, whole genome shotgun sequence, one region includes:
- the LOC123069613 gene encoding peroxidase 72, which produces MATSMVCLAVLCLMSPLLLAGAVLGNPGYGGLFPHFYDHSCPKAKEIVHSIVAQAVARETRMAASLVRLHFHDCFVKGCDASVLLDNSTNIVSEKGSNPNKNSIRGFEVVDEIKVALETACPGTVSCADILALAARDSTILVGGPYWEVPLGRRDSLGASIQGSNNDIPAPNNTLPTIITKFKRLGLNIVDVVALSGGHTIGLSRCTSFRQRLYNQSGNGMADNTLDVSYAAQLRQGCPRSGGDDNLFPLDVVTSTKFDNFYFKNILAGRGLLSSDEVLLTKSAETAALVKAYANDVHLFFQHFAQSMVNMGNISPLTGSQGEIRKNCRRLNNFQ; this is translated from the exons ATGGCGACCTCCATGGTTTGCCTGGCTGTGCTCTGCCTCATGTCACCGTTGCTCCTCGCCGGCGCTGTCCTCGGCAATCCGGGCTACGGCGGTTTGTTCCCACACTTCTACGATCACTCGTGCCCCAAGGCAAAGGAGATCGTGCATTCCATTGTGGCGCAGGCCGTCGCCAGGGAGACCAGGATGGCGGCGTCCCTCGTCAGGCTGCATTTCCATGACTGCTTTGTCAAG GGTTGCGACGCTTCTGTACTGCTGGACAACAGCACAAACATCGTGAGTGAGAAGGGGTCCAACCCCAACAAGAACTCCATCAGGGGATTCGAGGTCGTCGATGAGATCAAGGTCGCCCTTGAGACCGCCTGCCCCGGcaccgtctcctgcgccgacatcctCGCCCTCGCCGCACGCGACTCCACCATCCTC GTCGGTGGCCCTTACTGGGAAGTGCCACTCGGGCGGAGGGACTCTCTAGGCGCAAGCATCCAGGGCTCCAACAATGACATCCCTGCACCAAACAACACCCTTCCCACCATCATCACTAAGTTCAAGCGCCTCGGCCTCAACATCGTCGACGTTGTCGCCCTCTCAGGCGGCCACACCATCGGCTTGTCCCGCTGCACCAGCTTCAGGCAGAGGTTGTACAACCAGTCAGGTAACGGCATGGCCGACAACACGCTGGATGTGTCCTACGCGGCTCAGCTGAGGCAGGGGTGCCCGCGCTCTGGTGGCGATGACAACCTCTTCCCGCTGGACGTGGTCACCTCGACCAAGTTCGACAACTTCTACTTCAAGAACATCCTGGCCGGCAGGGGTCTTCTCAGCTCCGACGAGGTCCTGCTCACCAAGAGTGCCGAGACGGCGGCGCTTGTGAAGGCATATGCAAATGATGTGCATCTCTTCTTCCAGCACTTTGCCCAGTCAATGGTGAACATGGGCAACATCTCGCCACTCACTGGGTCACAAGGGGAGATCAGGAAGAACTGCAGGAGGCTCAACAATTTCCAATGA